In Janibacter cremeus, a genomic segment contains:
- a CDS encoding NAD(P)H-binding protein encodes MDPTSSTSSERGTVLVTGATGYIGGLLVPKLLEAGWSVRALSRSAERVGSRPWADEIDVVEGDVTSGEDLRTALSGVDVAYYLVHSMDGGGDLARRDRELAEGFASAAADQGVGRIVYLGGLHPEGADLSVHLASRVEVGQVFLDGSVPAAVLQAAVILGDGSVSFDMLRYLTERLPAMVAPHWLRNRIQPIAVDDALHYLVGAAGLPAQVNRTFDIGGPDVLTYEEMIQRFAAVNGLRRRLILPIPVLTPWLASHWVGLITPVEADVAKPLVGSLVHEVVRREWDLDQYVGLPSEGLVGFDEAVRRAMRGVRSRAGRKG; translated from the coding sequence ATGGACCCAACCTCCTCCACCTCCTCCGAGCGGGGCACGGTGCTCGTCACCGGCGCCACCGGCTACATCGGCGGTCTGCTCGTGCCGAAGCTGCTGGAGGCCGGCTGGAGCGTGCGCGCCCTGAGTCGTTCGGCCGAGCGTGTGGGCTCCAGACCGTGGGCCGACGAGATCGATGTCGTCGAAGGTGACGTCACCTCTGGCGAGGACCTGCGGACGGCGTTGTCCGGGGTCGATGTCGCCTACTACCTCGTCCACTCCATGGACGGCGGCGGGGATCTGGCCCGGCGGGATCGCGAGCTGGCCGAGGGCTTTGCCTCGGCCGCAGCGGACCAGGGTGTCGGGCGGATCGTCTACCTCGGCGGGCTGCACCCCGAGGGCGCCGATCTGTCGGTGCACCTCGCCTCCCGGGTCGAGGTCGGTCAGGTGTTCCTCGACGGGTCGGTGCCCGCTGCGGTGCTCCAGGCAGCGGTCATCCTCGGTGACGGATCCGTCTCCTTCGACATGCTGCGTTACCTGACCGAGCGGTTGCCGGCGATGGTCGCTCCGCACTGGCTGCGCAACCGGATCCAGCCGATCGCCGTCGACGACGCGCTGCACTACCTGGTCGGCGCGGCGGGCCTGCCCGCGCAGGTCAATCGCACCTTCGACATCGGGGGACCGGACGTGCTGACCTACGAGGAGATGATCCAGAGGTTCGCCGCGGTCAACGGTCTGCGCCGCCGCCTCATCCTGCCCATCCCGGTGCTCACGCCATGGTTGGCGAGCCACTGGGTGGGGCTGATCACGCCCGTGGAGGCAGACGTCGCCAAGCCGCTGGTCGGCAGCCTGGTCCACGAGGTTGTGCGTCGGGAGTGGGATCTAGATCAGTACGTGGGGCTGCCGAGCGAGGGCCTCGTCGGATTCGACGAGGCCGTGCGCAGGGCGATGCGGGGGGTCCGGTCCAGAGCCGGACGGAAAGGCTGA
- a CDS encoding deoxyribodipyrimidine photo-lyase, whose translation MERPDRPHGPIVVTLGLLWFRQDLRLSDHPALLAAAGEGSVVPLVVLEPGQLTDTRGPARRMLRSVAALHEATGGALLVRSGDPREVVPQAAAALGAQRVHISRDTTPGGRERDEHVADQLQTDGAELVTAGTPHAIGPGLVHTGEGTPYKVFTPFARAWREHGWPQPADHPSEDIWRRPDSAAVARIGEDALAAVLQAGAQDAVDGPAGERAALVRWRTFLEDHLSEYDAGRDRPDLDATSRMSIHLAHGEIHPRTMLADIAAHPAAGSDAAHRFVTELAWREFYADVLWHRPDSAWQDLRDALAALPYDEGPETDRLVEAWRQGRTGFPFVDAGMRQLAAEGFMHNRARMVVASFLTKDLHVWWPVGARHFLDHLLDGDLASNSHGWQWVAGTGTDASPYFRVFNPVTQGQRFDPDGAYVRRWVPELAHLGGKAAHTPWDHPDGYDHGYPERIVDHAQERRETLDRYESTREGGV comes from the coding sequence GTGGAGCGCCCTGACCGCCCGCATGGCCCGATCGTCGTGACGCTCGGCCTGCTGTGGTTCCGGCAGGACCTGCGGCTGAGTGATCATCCGGCGCTGCTCGCGGCGGCCGGCGAAGGGAGCGTCGTCCCCCTCGTCGTGCTGGAGCCCGGTCAGCTGACGGACACGCGTGGTCCGGCCCGTCGGATGCTCCGTTCGGTCGCGGCGTTGCACGAGGCGACCGGGGGCGCCCTGCTCGTGCGCTCCGGGGACCCCCGGGAGGTCGTCCCGCAGGCCGCCGCCGCGCTGGGGGCGCAGCGGGTGCACATCTCCCGCGACACCACCCCCGGTGGGCGAGAGCGGGACGAGCACGTCGCCGACCAGCTGCAGACGGACGGGGCCGAACTGGTCACGGCCGGCACCCCCCATGCCATCGGTCCCGGTCTGGTGCACACCGGTGAGGGCACTCCGTACAAGGTGTTCACCCCCTTCGCCCGAGCATGGCGCGAGCACGGCTGGCCGCAGCCTGCAGATCACCCGAGCGAGGACATCTGGCGCCGGCCCGACTCGGCCGCGGTGGCGCGCATCGGCGAGGACGCCCTGGCCGCGGTGCTGCAGGCAGGAGCGCAGGACGCCGTCGACGGTCCCGCCGGGGAGCGCGCGGCACTGGTCCGCTGGCGGACCTTCCTCGAGGACCACTTGTCCGAGTACGACGCCGGTCGCGACCGGCCCGACCTCGATGCCACCAGCCGGATGTCGATCCACCTGGCCCACGGTGAGATCCACCCCCGCACGATGCTCGCGGACATCGCGGCGCACCCGGCGGCGGGCTCCGACGCGGCGCACCGCTTCGTCACCGAGCTCGCGTGGCGGGAGTTCTATGCCGACGTCCTGTGGCACCGACCAGACTCCGCGTGGCAGGACCTGCGCGACGCTCTCGCCGCCCTGCCCTACGACGAGGGCCCAGAGACCGATCGACTCGTCGAGGCGTGGCGTCAAGGACGCACAGGCTTTCCCTTCGTCGATGCCGGGATGCGTCAACTTGCTGCCGAAGGCTTCATGCACAACCGGGCGCGGATGGTCGTCGCGAGCTTCCTCACCAAGGACCTGCACGTCTGGTGGCCGGTCGGTGCCCGCCACTTCCTCGACCACCTGCTCGACGGTGACCTCGCCTCGAACTCCCACGGCTGGCAATGGGTCGCAGGCACGGGGACCGATGCGTCGCCGTACTTCAGGGTGTTCAACCCGGTCACCCAAGGGCAGAGATTCGACCCCGATGGGGCGTACGTGCGCCGCTGGGTGCCCGAGCTCGCGCACCTGGGCGGCAAGGCCGCGCACACGCCCTGGGATCACCCCGACGGCTATGACCACGGGTATCCCGAGCGCATCGTCGACCACGCGCAGGAGCGCCGTGAGACGCTCGACCGGTACGAGTCGACTCGGGAGGGTGGAGTGTGA
- a CDS encoding CPBP family glutamic-type intramembrane protease yields the protein MIQPVRELRNFAAAALVEPVPRDHSEPDAAFRRRRVVTAVTLLVGSLVLGGTLRIPPGDDLFYLGGLALAAVWIAGGLAAGQLHVGWAHTRGEGFARPVVQPLALAALAVAVFTAGAVVVGQVDWLAGPINNVLDHARYGSLALVWAITVINGIGEELFFRGALFAAVGRRHPITVTTVVYALATLATGNLMLAFAALVLGVLTGAQRRVTGGVLAPIITHVIWSTAMLLLLPLVLDLVR from the coding sequence GTGATCCAGCCGGTCAGGGAGCTGCGCAACTTCGCCGCGGCGGCGCTCGTGGAGCCAGTGCCGCGCGACCACAGCGAGCCCGACGCCGCATTCCGCCGTCGCCGCGTCGTGACAGCGGTGACACTTCTCGTGGGGTCACTCGTCCTGGGCGGGACGCTGCGCATCCCTCCGGGCGACGACCTGTTCTATCTCGGGGGGCTCGCTCTCGCTGCGGTCTGGATCGCCGGTGGACTGGCCGCCGGTCAGCTGCACGTGGGCTGGGCGCACACCCGGGGCGAGGGATTCGCCCGGCCTGTCGTCCAACCGCTCGCACTGGCGGCACTCGCGGTCGCGGTCTTCACTGCCGGAGCGGTCGTCGTCGGTCAGGTCGACTGGCTCGCCGGCCCGATCAACAACGTGCTCGACCACGCCCGCTACGGCTCGCTTGCCCTCGTCTGGGCCATCACCGTGATCAACGGCATCGGGGAGGAACTGTTCTTCAGGGGGGCGCTCTTCGCCGCGGTCGGGCGTCGCCACCCGATCACCGTGACGACCGTCGTCTATGCGCTGGCCACTTTGGCCACGGGCAACCTCATGCTCGCCTTCGCCGCTCTGGTGCTGGGGGTTCTCACCGGCGCCCAGCGCCGGGTCACCGGCGGCGTGCTCGCCCCGATCATCACGCACGTCATCTGGTCCACTGCCATGCTCTTGCTGCTCCCACTCGTCCTCGACCTCGTCAGGTGA
- a CDS encoding SDR family NAD(P)-dependent oxidoreductase has translation MSSVVGQRVWLVGASSGIGAALAEELHHRGAQVAISARRPERLAEVSRGRFATVPLDVIDRAATRAAAQDVRSALGQIDTVIWCAGYWQTFAATDWQADEFARHIEINLLGLNNVIDATVPQMVTARRGHFVGIASVAGYRGLSGAEAYGATKAAQINLLESMRASLSTRGVAVTTVCPGFVRTDMTATNSFPMPFIINADEAATDIADGLAADRPEIVFPRRMAVTMKVARLLPVRAWSALTARMARSS, from the coding sequence GTGAGCAGCGTCGTCGGTCAGCGTGTTTGGCTCGTGGGTGCCTCCAGTGGCATTGGTGCTGCTCTGGCCGAGGAGCTCCACCACCGCGGAGCGCAGGTCGCCATCAGCGCGCGACGACCCGAGCGTCTCGCCGAGGTCTCCCGCGGGCGGTTCGCCACGGTGCCGCTCGACGTCATCGACCGCGCGGCAACCCGCGCAGCTGCGCAGGACGTGCGCAGCGCGCTCGGGCAGATCGACACGGTCATCTGGTGCGCCGGCTACTGGCAGACCTTCGCGGCCACCGACTGGCAGGCCGACGAGTTCGCGAGGCACATCGAGATCAACCTGCTGGGACTGAACAACGTCATCGACGCGACCGTGCCGCAGATGGTGACGGCACGTCGGGGGCACTTCGTGGGCATCGCCTCGGTCGCCGGCTACCGGGGTCTGTCCGGTGCGGAGGCCTACGGTGCGACCAAGGCCGCCCAGATCAACCTGCTCGAGTCGATGCGCGCCTCGCTGTCGACGAGGGGGGTGGCGGTCACCACCGTGTGCCCGGGCTTCGTGCGCACGGACATGACCGCGACCAACTCCTTCCCGATGCCCTTCATCATCAACGCCGACGAGGCGGCCACGGACATCGCCGACGGGTTGGCGGCGGACAGGCCCGAGATCGTCTTCCCGCGCCGGATGGCCGTGACGATGAAGGTCGCCCGGCTCCTGCCGGTGCGCGCGTGGAGCGCCCTGACCGCCCGCATGGCCCGATCGTCGTGA